A genomic window from Pseudoalteromonas piratica includes:
- the mraZ gene encoding division/cell wall cluster transcriptional repressor MraZ yields MFRGAHAINLDDKGRLAIPTKFRALLQADCEGQLVCTIDLKDPCLLLYPLSEWQEVEQKLSQLSNMVEAERRVKRILLGSAMECQLDKNGRILLSSPLRAHAGLNKKLMLVGQLNKFELWDEDTWNEKLQLDIAQEQQKDLTVSERLQDFNF; encoded by the coding sequence ATGTTTCGTGGCGCACATGCAATTAACCTCGATGATAAAGGACGCTTGGCAATACCAACCAAGTTTCGTGCTTTGTTGCAGGCAGATTGTGAAGGCCAGTTAGTGTGTACGATTGATTTAAAAGATCCCTGCCTGTTGCTGTATCCATTAAGTGAATGGCAAGAGGTTGAACAAAAACTTAGCCAGTTGTCGAACATGGTTGAAGCCGAACGTCGCGTTAAGCGTATCTTGCTTGGTAGCGCGATGGAATGTCAGCTCGATAAGAACGGCAGAATTTTATTATCTTCGCCACTCAGAGCACATGCAGGGCTCAACAAAAAATTAATGCTAGTAGGTCAGTTGAACAAATTTGAACTGTGGGATGAAGATACTTGGAACGAGAAGCTTCAACTAGATATCGCACAAGAACAACAAAAAGATCTGACCGTTAGCGAACGACTACAAGATTTCAATTTTTAA
- a CDS encoding S41 family peptidase, with protein MTFSKVQKGIALALSFSMLAACGGSSNSSSTTDVDNGSTGGTPGNGTNNQWVAGEFKAKEDFANKCAIVRTGSDPFTGEIYKDTAGTLTDEKMWLRSWNHESYLWYNEVEDVDPANYTTPQAYFEVLKTFAKTASGADKDNFHFAQDTAEYRERTQGGASSGYGIRWRFGSTTPPRELFVVQTEPNSPATTAGFKRGDQILEVDGVDLINGDDVETLNAGLFPENDGQTHTIKVKDTFGIEKTLTVTSGSYEIAAVKATNTFVHDGNTVGYIQFDTFSIADAQTDLINKFTEFRNANVNELVVDLRYNGGGLLALSSQLAYMIAGDVNTNNRSYYTLKYNGKWSDDQVLGFYDQEIDWDNSRFTGVDLPTVALNKVYVISSGSTCSASEALINGLAGIDLDVVLIGGQTCGKPYGFVPTDNCSTTYFTIQFSGVNAKGFGEYSDGFIPKQNPNFQTEIQGCTVTDDLTRPMGDISEGMLSAALYHMETGSCPTVKATKVVNQTGISQKNTGPALHKPDNRFEQMIENNAIITPIKDASN; from the coding sequence ATGACATTTAGTAAAGTGCAAAAAGGAATTGCTCTAGCTTTATCCTTCTCGATGCTAGCAGCATGTGGGGGAAGTTCAAATAGCAGTTCAACAACTGACGTTGATAATGGCTCAACAGGTGGCACGCCAGGCAATGGTACAAACAATCAATGGGTCGCTGGCGAATTTAAAGCAAAAGAAGATTTTGCAAATAAGTGCGCAATAGTTCGCACTGGTTCCGATCCTTTCACTGGCGAAATATACAAAGATACAGCAGGTACATTAACTGATGAAAAAATGTGGCTTCGTTCATGGAACCACGAATCCTACCTTTGGTATAACGAAGTCGAGGATGTCGATCCTGCTAACTACACTACTCCACAAGCCTATTTTGAGGTACTAAAAACATTTGCAAAAACAGCCTCTGGTGCAGATAAAGATAACTTTCACTTTGCACAAGATACCGCTGAGTATCGCGAACGCACTCAAGGAGGCGCATCATCAGGCTATGGTATTCGTTGGCGCTTTGGAAGCACCACACCGCCACGAGAGTTATTCGTAGTTCAAACAGAACCAAATTCACCAGCGACAACCGCGGGCTTTAAACGTGGCGACCAAATCTTGGAAGTAGATGGTGTTGATCTTATTAATGGTGATGACGTAGAAACACTTAATGCAGGCTTATTTCCTGAAAATGATGGCCAAACACACACTATAAAAGTAAAAGATACTTTTGGTATTGAAAAAACACTGACAGTTACCTCTGGCAGCTATGAAATAGCAGCAGTAAAAGCGACTAATACGTTTGTGCATGATGGTAATACTGTGGGTTACATTCAGTTTGATACCTTTAGCATTGCCGATGCACAAACCGACTTAATCAATAAGTTCACTGAATTTCGAAATGCCAATGTGAATGAGTTAGTGGTCGATTTACGCTACAACGGCGGTGGGTTACTTGCACTCTCATCGCAACTCGCATACATGATTGCCGGCGACGTTAATACAAACAACCGCAGTTACTACACTTTGAAATACAATGGAAAATGGTCTGACGATCAAGTGCTCGGCTTTTATGATCAAGAAATCGACTGGGATAACAGCCGTTTCACAGGCGTTGATTTACCTACCGTCGCATTGAACAAAGTCTATGTCATTTCAAGTGGTTCAACCTGTTCAGCAAGTGAAGCTCTGATCAACGGCCTTGCAGGTATCGATCTTGATGTAGTCCTGATTGGCGGACAAACTTGTGGTAAGCCATACGGCTTTGTGCCAACCGATAACTGCAGTACAACCTATTTCACCATTCAATTTAGTGGGGTGAATGCGAAGGGCTTTGGTGAATACTCTGATGGTTTTATTCCTAAACAAAATCCAAATTTCCAAACAGAAATTCAGGGCTGTACGGTAACTGACGATCTGACACGTCCTATGGGCGATATTTCAGAAGGCATGTTATCTGCCGCACTGTATCATATGGAAACTGGAAGCTGCCCAACAGTCAAAGCTACAAAAGTAGTCAACCAAACTGGAATCAGTCAGAAAAATACAGGGCCTGCGTTACATAAGCCAGATAACCGTTTCGAACAAATGATTGAAAATAACGCGATCATCACACCGATAAAAGATGCATCGAATTAA
- the yjgA gene encoding ribosome biogenesis factor YjgA produces the protein MAKKNKVDFDTPEEEIIYVSRAELKRDAKELHELGADIAAMSKKQRKTIPLNEELIEAMELADRLKEKTEAYRRHLNYIAKCLRLAANIEEITKAVNILKNKHAQGNVLFHKLEHIRDELIEVGDNKINELVSEYPELDRQRLRQLTRQAKKEKAANKPAKAYREIFQCLKEVITQ, from the coding sequence ATGGCCAAAAAGAATAAGGTTGATTTCGATACGCCTGAAGAAGAAATTATTTACGTATCCCGTGCAGAGCTAAAACGCGATGCAAAAGAGCTGCATGAGCTCGGTGCCGATATTGCTGCAATGAGCAAAAAGCAAAGAAAAACAATTCCACTTAACGAAGAATTGATTGAAGCGATGGAACTGGCTGATCGTCTCAAAGAAAAAACAGAGGCATACAGAAGGCACTTAAACTACATAGCTAAATGTTTACGTTTAGCAGCCAACATTGAAGAAATTACCAAAGCGGTAAACATTCTAAAAAACAAACATGCACAAGGTAATGTGTTGTTTCATAAACTGGAGCATATTCGCGATGAACTAATTGAAGTTGGCGACAATAAGATCAATGAGTTAGTATCAGAATATCCAGAACTAGACAGACAAAGATTACGCCAGTTAACACGCCAAGCTAAAAAAGAAAAAGCCGCGAATAAGCCAGCCAAAGCCTATCGCGAAATTTTCCAGTGTTTAAAAGAAGTAATCACACAATAA
- a CDS encoding Ig-like domain-containing protein, protein MSTIRYLSILLTASSLAACNGSSGKNEEVTPPDPDAPTLIAVSVLDENCQAITSPSLVAGSTFCIQAHLTKNDAGIANTSVSFETPLGTLSPNSKLTNNDGIAQVLLTSNSADIGAADVTASAQSASDSASFEFLRDTNQANTLPVVSLSSFVGDAAINSAKQGEVITLKANLVDQQNNPLSNQPIQFTAEIGELNASSWLTDTNGNASVLLTLASDSQIGAATAVATFQLDESDSVSSQINYQVVSADDIDTPVVQAGYFDSNGNFVANQLKLSVARQSDGSVDLAAGGTMGLSLVLVDENEQVLTTPTAVNFSSNCVLNNKASIDEQVLTINGEANSTYKDVSCAGANGNQDQIIASVTVNGSNIILTQDINLSGEALGAIEFVSAEPDSIVLKGTGGVGRQEVSTITFRVKGKQGNLLAQQEVNFSSSTDVGGLEISPMTAITNSQGEVSTKVIAGTVPTPVRVTASAATTNDAGENVEIISQSDLLSVNTGLADQNSMSLAAQVLNPETHNVNGVTTQITAWLADSFNNPVPDGTTVNFTTEGGKIEATCQTTNGSCSVQWESSEPRVYNHRSTILATALGHETFFDTNGNNQFDNEDGVAVVNTSVSSGFGRTEYLPSGFIDMSEAWRDDNENGNYDQGETFIDFDNNKAFANADGQFNGPQCNGDLCANQASINVRKSLVLIMASGASNWAFYETQEVTPGQFTEVLVASNRDSVNDFRTPIARESSQTYSLFFADTALQTLPSGTSVTVASDAGELVGQTSFTVGNTTGTSKAISQQDLSDRITISQARNEGTFGGQSISFSLKNTLGEGEPGTTANLVIEITSPGNVVTSRLITIELL, encoded by the coding sequence ATGAGCACAATAAGGTACCTTAGTATTTTACTTACTGCATCTTCACTTGCAGCGTGTAATGGCTCTTCAGGTAAAAATGAAGAAGTTACTCCCCCAGATCCAGATGCACCAACGTTAATTGCGGTATCTGTGCTTGATGAGAATTGCCAAGCAATCACATCACCTTCACTCGTTGCTGGTTCAACTTTTTGTATTCAGGCTCACTTGACCAAAAATGACGCTGGCATTGCAAACACCAGCGTCAGCTTTGAAACACCTTTGGGTACTCTTTCGCCAAATAGCAAGCTGACAAATAACGATGGTATTGCACAAGTACTCCTAACAAGTAACAGTGCAGACATTGGCGCTGCTGATGTAACAGCTTCAGCACAATCGGCTAGCGACAGTGCAAGCTTTGAATTTTTGCGCGATACCAACCAAGCTAATACACTGCCTGTTGTATCACTCTCAAGCTTTGTTGGTGATGCTGCAATTAATAGTGCTAAGCAAGGTGAAGTCATTACCTTAAAAGCAAACTTAGTTGATCAACAAAATAACCCTTTAAGCAATCAACCCATTCAATTTACCGCAGAAATTGGCGAGCTGAATGCCAGCTCTTGGCTCACCGACACTAACGGTAACGCAAGTGTGCTACTGACATTAGCCAGTGATAGCCAAATAGGTGCTGCAACAGCAGTGGCAACCTTTCAATTAGATGAAAGCGATAGTGTCAGCTCACAAATTAACTACCAAGTTGTAAGTGCCGATGATATCGATACCCCTGTTGTGCAAGCAGGCTATTTTGATAGCAATGGAAACTTTGTCGCCAATCAACTCAAATTAAGCGTTGCACGTCAAAGTGATGGCAGTGTGGATTTAGCTGCTGGCGGCACTATGGGTTTATCACTGGTGTTAGTCGATGAAAATGAACAAGTCCTAACAACACCAACCGCCGTAAACTTTAGTTCAAACTGTGTATTAAATAATAAAGCCAGCATTGATGAGCAAGTACTGACGATAAACGGCGAAGCAAACTCAACATATAAAGACGTTAGCTGTGCCGGTGCAAATGGTAACCAAGACCAAATCATCGCAAGTGTTACGGTTAACGGCAGTAATATTATCCTAACCCAAGATATTAACTTATCAGGCGAGGCACTTGGTGCGATTGAATTTGTTTCAGCGGAACCAGATTCAATTGTACTAAAAGGCACAGGTGGTGTTGGCAGGCAGGAAGTTTCAACCATTACGTTTCGTGTTAAGGGCAAGCAGGGGAATTTACTTGCTCAACAAGAAGTAAACTTTAGTTCCAGCACAGATGTTGGCGGTTTAGAAATATCACCAATGACAGCGATTACCAACTCACAAGGCGAAGTGAGTACAAAAGTTATCGCAGGTACAGTACCGACACCAGTACGTGTTACAGCCAGTGCTGCAACAACCAATGACGCTGGCGAAAACGTGGAAATTATCAGCCAATCTGATTTATTGTCTGTGAATACAGGTCTTGCTGATCAAAATAGTATGTCGCTTGCTGCACAAGTACTTAACCCAGAAACCCACAACGTTAATGGTGTAACAACGCAAATCACTGCATGGTTAGCCGATAGTTTTAATAACCCTGTGCCTGATGGCACCACTGTTAACTTTACAACGGAAGGTGGCAAAATAGAGGCAACCTGCCAAACAACTAATGGCTCTTGCTCTGTCCAGTGGGAAAGCAGTGAACCAAGAGTTTACAACCATAGATCAACAATCTTAGCCACAGCACTTGGTCACGAGACCTTTTTTGATACCAATGGTAATAATCAATTCGATAATGAAGATGGCGTAGCAGTTGTCAATACCAGCGTTTCCAGTGGTTTTGGTCGCACAGAATATTTACCGTCCGGCTTTATCGATATGTCAGAAGCATGGCGTGATGATAACGAGAATGGCAATTATGACCAAGGCGAGACCTTTATTGATTTCGATAACAATAAAGCTTTTGCTAACGCTGATGGCCAGTTTAATGGCCCTCAATGCAACGGTGATTTATGTGCCAACCAAGCATCAATCAATGTACGCAAGTCACTGGTACTTATTATGGCAAGTGGTGCAAGCAACTGGGCATTTTATGAGACGCAAGAAGTAACACCGGGTCAATTTACCGAAGTGCTTGTTGCCAGTAATCGTGATTCGGTTAACGATTTCCGAACTCCTATCGCTCGTGAATCAAGCCAAACTTACTCACTGTTTTTTGCTGACACTGCATTGCAAACACTGCCTTCGGGAACAAGCGTTACGGTTGCAAGTGATGCAGGTGAGTTAGTAGGACAAACGAGTTTCACTGTAGGCAATACGACTGGCACGAGTAAAGCGATTAGCCAACAAGACCTGAGCGATAGAATTACAATAAGTCAGGCTCGTAATGAGGGAACATTTGGTGGACAGAGCATTAGCTTTTCACTAAAAAACACACTGGGTGAAGGTGAACCTGGTACTACCGCGAATTTAGTAATAGAGATCACCAGCCCTGGTAATGTTGTTACTTCAAGACTGATTACCATCGAATTACTCTAA
- the ftsL gene encoding cell division protein FtsL, translating into MASKNNTRQPNLFIEITKGLFREKVTLGLLFSIFATALAVVMVTDASRAEVIKQDKLLQQKDELDLAWGYLVVESEFYAQHARVEDIAKKKLDMKRPERKDEKLVVLP; encoded by the coding sequence GTGGCTAGTAAAAATAACACGCGTCAGCCAAACCTGTTTATCGAGATCACTAAGGGACTTTTTAGGGAGAAAGTCACTTTGGGGCTGCTTTTTTCTATTTTTGCGACGGCACTTGCCGTTGTGATGGTCACCGATGCGTCACGTGCTGAAGTGATCAAACAAGATAAATTATTACAACAGAAAGATGAGTTGGATCTGGCATGGGGCTATTTAGTGGTAGAAAGTGAATTCTATGCACAGCATGCCCGTGTTGAAGACATTGCAAAGAAAAAACTCGACATGAAGCGACCAGAACGCAAGGATGAAAAGCTGGTGGTATTGCCATGA
- a CDS encoding ferredoxin--NADP reductase, with protein MANWIDGEVTKIKWWNKKLFSLTLSAPLPNYKAGQFTKLAMTIEDKKIARAYSFVNTPSHSNLHEFLLVTVQDGLLSPPLSELSVGETVHVAEQASGFFTLDEVPSSEYLWLLSTGTAIGPFLSMLGDPRIWQKFDKVILVHGVRKSEDLVYQELIASICQSQPLTFVPVISQENITDGLAGRITNALTSNKLFDYVGLEATPENSQFMLCGNPEMVKETTEILLDLGFARNRRAKPGHITVEQYW; from the coding sequence ATGGCAAACTGGATTGATGGCGAAGTCACAAAAATAAAGTGGTGGAATAAGAAGTTATTCAGCCTTACCCTTTCAGCGCCATTACCTAACTATAAAGCAGGGCAATTTACTAAACTTGCTATGACAATTGAAGATAAAAAAATTGCACGAGCTTATTCTTTTGTTAATACCCCTTCGCATTCTAACTTACATGAGTTTTTATTAGTGACCGTTCAAGATGGTTTGTTATCCCCTCCGCTGTCTGAGTTATCGGTTGGCGAGACAGTTCATGTAGCAGAGCAAGCTTCTGGTTTTTTTACCCTTGATGAAGTGCCTTCATCTGAATACCTGTGGCTACTTTCAACAGGTACAGCAATTGGGCCTTTTTTATCTATGCTTGGCGACCCAAGGATCTGGCAAAAATTCGACAAAGTAATTTTAGTTCACGGTGTGCGCAAATCAGAAGACTTGGTTTATCAAGAGCTCATAGCAAGCATTTGCCAATCTCAGCCTCTCACATTTGTACCTGTGATCAGTCAAGAAAATATAACGGACGGCTTAGCAGGGCGGATCACTAACGCACTTACATCAAATAAGTTATTTGACTATGTTGGACTAGAAGCAACACCTGAAAACAGCCAGTTTATGCTATGTGGTAATCCTGAAATGGTAAAAGAAACCACTGAAATTTTATTAGATTTAGGCTTTGCACGAAATCGTCGCGCAAAGCCAGGGCATATTACCGTTGAGCAATATTGGTAA
- the pmbA gene encoding metalloprotease PmbA: protein MQADSNDPIFQRLNEVKQAVSEALDYAKQLGASSAEAAMSSTSGLSVSTRLGELETIEYNQDGALGISVYVGNKKGSASTADLSADALKTVVAKAVEIAKYTSEDPCNGVADKALLDFAPRDLDLYHPWQVTAEQGIELCKQAEDAAMQFDKRITNSDGASFSSHNGLRVYGNSYGQLIGFPRSRHSVSCMVIGEENGMMQRDSAYTIARKEADLRSAQSVGIEAAEETIARLNCRRIPTGKYPVVFRADIASSLFGHLVSAIGGGALYRKSSFLLDSLGTQVFSKRVNIQERPHILGGLASSAVDSEGVKTIDREIIKEGELQTYLLASYASRKLGMQATGHAGGIHNWLVEASHQDLKNVLKEMGTGLLVTEVMGQGVNIVTGDYSRGAAGFWVENGEIQYPVSEVTIAGNLKDMFLKVAAIGADVDVRGSIQTGSILIESMSIAGE, encoded by the coding sequence ATGCAAGCAGATTCAAACGATCCAATTTTTCAGCGCCTTAACGAAGTTAAACAGGCTGTGAGTGAAGCGCTCGATTATGCAAAACAATTAGGTGCAAGTTCTGCTGAAGCAGCGATGTCGAGTACATCTGGATTGTCAGTCTCAACACGTTTAGGCGAGTTAGAAACCATTGAGTACAACCAAGACGGTGCATTAGGCATTAGTGTTTATGTTGGTAATAAAAAAGGCTCTGCTTCGACTGCAGATCTCAGTGCTGACGCACTAAAAACCGTGGTTGCTAAAGCTGTAGAAATAGCGAAGTACACTTCTGAAGATCCATGTAATGGTGTTGCTGATAAAGCACTATTAGATTTTGCACCACGTGATCTCGACTTATATCACCCGTGGCAAGTAACTGCAGAACAGGGAATTGAGTTGTGTAAACAAGCTGAAGATGCCGCGATGCAATTTGATAAACGAATTACTAACTCCGATGGTGCAAGTTTCTCAAGTCATAACGGTCTTCGTGTATATGGAAATAGCTATGGCCAGCTAATCGGTTTCCCACGCAGTAGACACAGTGTGAGCTGTATGGTGATTGGTGAAGAAAATGGCATGATGCAACGCGATTCAGCCTATACCATCGCACGCAAAGAAGCAGATTTACGCAGTGCGCAAAGTGTTGGTATTGAAGCTGCAGAAGAGACCATTGCCCGTTTAAATTGTCGTCGTATTCCTACTGGTAAATATCCAGTTGTTTTTCGTGCTGATATTGCAAGCTCATTGTTTGGTCACTTAGTTTCTGCAATCGGTGGTGGCGCGTTATATCGCAAATCAAGCTTCTTACTCGATAGTTTGGGCACTCAAGTATTTAGCAAGCGTGTCAATATTCAAGAGCGACCACATATTTTGGGTGGATTAGCATCATCAGCAGTTGACAGCGAAGGTGTGAAAACGATTGACCGTGAAATTATCAAAGAGGGTGAGTTACAAACCTATCTACTTGCAAGCTATGCTTCTCGTAAACTAGGTATGCAAGCAACAGGTCATGCTGGTGGTATTCATAATTGGTTGGTGGAAGCATCGCACCAAGATCTAAAAAATGTGCTTAAGGAAATGGGCACAGGCTTACTAGTTACTGAGGTGATGGGCCAAGGTGTGAATATTGTTACAGGTGACTACTCGCGAGGCGCTGCAGGTTTTTGGGTTGAAAATGGCGAAATTCAATACCCAGTAAGTGAAGTAACCATAGCAGGCAACTTAAAAGACATGTTTTTAAAAGTTGCTGCAATTGGCGCAGATGTAGACGTGCGTGGCAGTATTCAAACAGGCTCCATCTTGATTGAAAGTATGTCGATTGCAGGCGAATAA
- the rsmH gene encoding 16S rRNA (cytosine(1402)-N(4))-methyltransferase RsmH produces the protein MSQSQQHISVLLDETIEALDIKPNGIYIDGTFGRGGHSGEILKRLGENGRLVAIDRDPTAIEAAKKFANDARFQIVHDRFSNIRQVAESLNLLHQVDGILLDIGVSSPQLDEADRGFSFMNDGPLDMRMDPSSGRSAAEWLAEAELEEITFVIKKYGEEKFGRRIATKIIETRDETPITTTRQLAKLVDEAVPVKDKNKHPATRTFQAIRIYINSELEEITTALQGSLDVLKQDGRLAVISFHSLEDRIVKQFVKKQSKGEAVPRGLPLTEDQLNKNLTLKAIGKAIKPSEQEIARNSRARSSVLRVAKRL, from the coding sequence ATGTCTCAAAGCCAACAACATATTTCCGTGTTACTCGATGAAACGATCGAGGCTTTAGATATAAAGCCAAATGGTATTTATATTGACGGTACCTTTGGTCGCGGTGGCCACTCGGGTGAAATCTTAAAACGCTTGGGTGAAAATGGTCGTTTAGTTGCGATAGATCGTGACCCTACAGCAATTGAAGCTGCTAAAAAGTTTGCAAATGATGCACGTTTTCAAATTGTGCATGATCGTTTTTCAAATATTCGCCAAGTGGCAGAAAGTTTGAACTTGTTACATCAAGTAGATGGTATTCTACTCGACATAGGTGTTTCTAGCCCACAGCTTGATGAAGCGGATCGCGGCTTTAGTTTTATGAACGATGGCCCACTTGATATGCGTATGGATCCGAGTTCAGGCCGCAGTGCAGCTGAGTGGCTAGCGGAAGCTGAGCTTGAAGAAATTACTTTTGTGATTAAAAAGTATGGCGAAGAAAAGTTTGGTCGCCGTATCGCAACAAAAATTATCGAAACCCGTGATGAAACGCCAATTACCACTACAAGACAACTGGCAAAGTTAGTGGATGAGGCTGTGCCTGTAAAAGATAAGAATAAGCATCCGGCAACACGCACGTTCCAAGCAATTCGCATTTACATAAACAGTGAGTTAGAAGAGATCACAACGGCATTACAAGGTTCACTTGACGTATTAAAGCAAGATGGTCGCCTCGCAGTGATTTCGTTCCATTCACTAGAAGATCGCATCGTCAAACAGTTTGTTAAAAAGCAAAGTAAAGGAGAGGCTGTACCAAGAGGTCTGCCTTTAACTGAAGATCAACTAAATAAAAACCTAACGCTGAAAGCGATAGGAAAGGCTATTAAGCCAAGCGAGCAAGAAATAGCTCGTAATAGCCGTGCGCGCAGCTCCGTACTTAGGGTCGCAAAGAGGTTGTAG
- a CDS encoding DMT family transporter, with product MLGEVAALLAAFFWALASILYGRFSHHFSALQLNLIKGAIASSLMLITLPLLPDVNFDLSKQHMFILLLSGVIGIAIGDSAYFASLKRIGVNKTLLLESIAPPLSGILAVVLLGSLLSWQSWLGVVITTFAVALVVMQPETDKQAVNITGIGFGLLASVCQASGVVISHYALVAGDIEPLLGALIRLLAGVGVIFLMLVVLKRKELVGIANGFAKLASREFALLLLAIIVGTFLTLWLQQVALKHANPAVAQTLIATSPIFILFFAIAKGQIPTIKTLSGTVLAIAGISLFFIFR from the coding sequence ATGTTAGGCGAAGTTGCTGCTTTATTAGCGGCGTTCTTTTGGGCTTTAGCCAGTATTTTGTATGGTCGTTTTAGTCATCACTTTAGCGCATTACAATTAAACCTTATTAAAGGTGCCATCGCTTCATCCTTGATGTTGATAACTCTCCCTTTGTTACCTGATGTAAATTTCGATTTATCAAAGCAGCACATGTTTATTTTACTGTTGTCAGGGGTAATTGGTATTGCTATTGGTGATAGTGCTTATTTTGCTTCTTTAAAACGAATAGGTGTGAATAAAACCTTACTGCTTGAATCTATCGCACCACCTTTATCAGGTATTTTGGCTGTTGTGTTATTAGGTAGCTTATTAAGCTGGCAAAGCTGGTTAGGTGTCGTTATTACCACCTTTGCTGTGGCGTTAGTGGTGATGCAGCCTGAAACAGATAAGCAAGCTGTCAATATAACTGGTATCGGGTTTGGTTTATTGGCGAGCGTTTGTCAGGCAAGTGGTGTGGTTATTTCTCATTATGCACTTGTTGCCGGTGATATTGAGCCTTTACTTGGTGCGTTAATTCGTTTACTTGCGGGAGTCGGTGTTATTTTCTTAATGTTGGTTGTTTTGAAGCGTAAGGAGTTAGTTGGTATCGCAAATGGCTTTGCTAAATTAGCGAGCCGAGAATTTGCTTTGCTGTTGCTTGCGATTATTGTGGGTACCTTTTTAACGCTCTGGTTGCAGCAGGTCGCTCTAAAGCATGCTAACCCCGCTGTAGCGCAAACACTAATAGCTACTTCGCCTATATTTATTTTGTTCTTTGCGATAGCAAAAGGGCAAATTCCTACAATCAAAACACTGAGTGGCACAGTGTTGGCTATCGCAGGCATATCATTGTTTTTTATTTTCCGCTAA